The sequence below is a genomic window from Brevibacillus agri.
AATGCTATTCGCGTGAGATCCACATCATTGCACACGTCTACTTCCAAAAGCATTTCCTTGTTCAGCGCATTGAATGTCAAGAAGAAGACGGACAACAGGGAGTTGTTCAAACGCGCGACCATTGATTCCTGCATCGCCATCTGCGCGATGCGCTTCAAGTGCGCCTCTCCCTGCTCAGTACGGTTCATATGCAAATAGCCGAGCAGAACCTGAACGTGGTTCAACCAGTCATGCCGCTGCCGATTCAGTACGGCCAGCAACTGGTCTGTCTGATGCGTAAGCAGTCTCCGCTCGTCCCCCATCACATTCACCCAAGTCGATAAGAATTTCTTTCCTAACTATTGTACCATAAAAGAAGCCGGGACAATGAGAAAACTTGGCTGCGCCCAACTATTTTGGCGCAAACTGTTCCGCTTTTGTTCCGTTTGCCCGAAAAGCAAAAGAAAACCCAGCAACGATGCTGGGTTTTCCTGGAACAAATATTTACGCTTCGGAAGCAACTGGTTCGATCACAACTTGCTTGCGATCGCGGCCCAGACGCTTGAAACGAACAACGCCATCTGCAGTTGCAAACAGAGTGTCGTCTCCGCCTTTCATTACGTTCGCACCTGGGTAAATCTTCGTTCCGCGTTGGCGAACGAGGATGTTTCCGGCAGTAACGAATTGACCGTCACCGCGTTTCACGCCCAGACGTTTGGAAATGGAATCACGTCCGTTTTTAGTGGAACCTACCCCTTTTTTCGATGCGAAAAACTGAAGGTCCAAATTAAACAGCATGTTCATATCAGACACCTCCCTGCCATTTATGGTCATTCACTTTTACGTATTTCCCGTACTGCGCCGCAACTGATAACAGGGCGATCACCATGCTCTCAGCCAAAAGCTGCTGCTTTTCTAGTATGTCCGCCGCTTCCGAGGAAGCGAGCGTCCACTTCAGAAAGCCGCCGCCTTCTTGGGCGACTGAAACTTGCGGTGTCAGTCCCGTCAGCGGCTGCACGCTGTTTAATATACCAAAGCTGATGCCTGATACGGCGGAACAAACGATGTCCGCCCCATAAGCACCCGCATTGGCATGTCCGGAAATACTAATTTCATGGATACCGTGCTGCGCACGGCTCACGATCACTTCGATCATATCAGGTCACCAAAATTAAGCGTTGATCTTTTCGATCACAACTTTGGTGAACGGTTGACGGTGACCTTGTTTGCGACGGTAGTTTTTCTTGGCTTTGTATTTGTACACGATGATTTTTGCAGCTTTACCGTGTTTTTCTACTTTACCAGTTACCGTTGCACCAGCTACTGTAGGAGCTCCTGCAGTAACTTTGCCGTCTTTGCTTACGAAGAGAACTTTGTCAAAAGTAACAACTTCTCCTTCATTGCCAGCCAATTTCTCGATGAAGAGAACGGAACCCTCTTCAACTTTGTATTGCTTTCCACCGGTTTCGATAATTGCGTACACTGTGTGCACCTCCTATACTCAGACTCGCCTCTACAGGTGCGCCGACTGGCGGCGACTTATGTACCCGATTCGTGCGGTTACAGTATGCACAAGACATAGCTGCATGACAAACATTAGGTTATCATAGCAGCAAGCGCCCAGTCAAGTCATTTTGCGATTGTTTTCGGACAAACGCTCTGCCTCCACCGCATTTCCCGCGTAGGTAATCCGGTAGCCGTCCGGGGCAAGCCGCGGTTGCTCGCGCTTATAGATGCGCAGAGGCCAGTTGGTGGCAGCGGCTGTTCCCCCGTCCCCGGCGTCCACGAGCGGGAAAAGTCTGGTGGAAAGCTCCACGACCGCCGCCTCCGCCTGCTGCGAACGGGCCAGTCCGGCGAGCTCGTCTTGCAGACGCCGGAGGCACTCGTCAGCACGCAAAACTCGCCCGCGTCCCTCGCACGCCGCACAAGGCTCGGTCAGCCGCTCCACCAGGCTCGCTCTCACCCGTTTTCGCGTCAGCTCGACCAGTCCAAGCGCCGTCATTCCAAGCACAGTCGCTGGAACTGCATCCCGGGCCAGCTCTTTTTTCAGCGTCGCCAGCACCCTTTCTTTGTTGGCAGGCTCCTTCATGTCAATAAAGTCAATGATGACGATGCCCCCGATGTCGCGCAACCGAAGCTGTCTGGCGATTTCCTTTGCCGCCTCCAGGTTGGTTGCGGTGACAGCCTGCTCTCGCTGCTGGCCGCCTCCTCCGGTAAACGAGCCGGTGTTCACGTCGATGACGGTCATCGCCTCCGTCCTGTCAAACACGAGAAAGCCGCCGTTGCCAAGCGGTACCTCGCGCTGGAGA
It includes:
- a CDS encoding Spo0B C-terminal domain-containing protein — translated: MGDERRLLTHQTDQLLAVLNRQRHDWLNHVQVLLGYLHMNRTEQGEAHLKRIAQMAMQESMVARLNNSLLSVFFLTFNALNKEMLLEVDVCNDVDLTRIALDEQHLFQLVSEILCTVNDHVDQNGYEPASMHVSLQADQRGVHFRFDLAGELNASGMEKLEKLIRNSEQSTVEVTEWIQTEGEWVLDLLIPFAQ
- the rpmA gene encoding 50S ribosomal protein L27 translates to MLFNLDLQFFASKKGVGSTKNGRDSISKRLGVKRGDGQFVTAGNILVRQRGTKIYPGANVMKGGDDTLFATADGVVRFKRLGRDRKQVVIEPVASEA
- a CDS encoding ribosomal-processing cysteine protease Prp; the encoded protein is MIEVIVSRAQHGIHEISISGHANAGAYGADIVCSAVSGISFGILNSVQPLTGLTPQVSVAQEGGGFLKWTLASSEAADILEKQQLLAESMVIALLSVAAQYGKYVKVNDHKWQGGV
- the rplU gene encoding 50S ribosomal protein L21, whose amino-acid sequence is MYAIIETGGKQYKVEEGSVLFIEKLAGNEGEVVTFDKVLFVSKDGKVTAGAPTVAGATVTGKVEKHGKAAKIIVYKYKAKKNYRRKQGHRQPFTKVVIEKINA